One window of the Desulfovibrio sp. JC010 genome contains the following:
- a CDS encoding IMP cyclohydrolase, translated as MDMLPVKRGVLSVTDKSGLAEFAAELAGFGVELISTGGTKKMLLDAGLEVKSVSDVTGFPEIMGGRVKTLHPSVHGGILADKDNPEHLSTLEEHGIETIDMVCVNLYNFAKAVSEGQDLRNAVEQIDIGGPTMLRASAKNFHSVLVVPSPVHYPRILEDMKKNDGKVSLALRKDLAAETFALVSEYDSMIAKYLADHDA; from the coding sequence ATGGATATGTTGCCTGTAAAGCGCGGAGTGCTCAGTGTTACTGATAAATCCGGGCTTGCTGAATTTGCGGCTGAGTTGGCTGGCTTCGGTGTGGAACTCATCAGCACCGGCGGTACCAAGAAAATGCTTCTTGATGCCGGTCTTGAGGTCAAGTCTGTAAGTGATGTTACCGGCTTCCCTGAAATTATGGGCGGTCGTGTAAAGACCCTGCATCCCAGCGTGCATGGCGGAATCCTTGCGGACAAGGATAACCCGGAACACCTGTCGACTCTCGAAGAACATGGAATCGAGACTATCGATATGGTCTGCGTTAACCTGTACAATTTTGCCAAGGCTGTTAGCGAAGGGCAGGACCTGAGGAACGCTGTCGAGCAGATCGACATTGGCGGTCCCACTATGCTGCGTGCTTCAGCGAAAAATTTCCATTCCGTTCTGGTTGTCCCCAGTCCGGTACATTACCCCCGTATTCTTGAAGACATGAAGAAGAACGACGGCAAGGTTTCTCTCGCGCTCAGAAAAGATCTGGCCGCGGAGACTTTTGCGCTTGTCTCTGAATACGATTCCATGATTGCCAAATATCTGGCAGATCACGACGCTTAA